In Candidatus Obscuribacterales bacterium, the genomic stretch CCCATGAGGAAGGTGCCGCTGGGAATGAGCACCATTTCTAGGCGGATATCGTTCCCGAGATCTTCAAAGAACCGGCGATTGGTTTTGGTTTTTTGATGAATGGCGAATTGGGTCATGGGGGTGATGTGGGAGCGAAGAGACATCCTCAAAATCTTAGCCTAGCGGGTTGGGGTAGAGTTCTCCACGCAACCTAATGCAGGTACCTATATGCCTTCAACACATCAAAAGCTTACTCATGTAAGTGACACTTCACGCCAGCAAAGGGCAGGAGGGCACAAGAGCAAAGGGCTAGGGAGTGCTTCGGACGTGACAGACAACCCGAAAGCCAAGGGTGACGTCGTTGTGGTTGTCAGAGTTGACGATACTGCCGCGGCACGCAGACCGACACCCCTCTGGATTGCGATCCCAAGACCCGCCGCGCAAGACATGTATAACCCTTTTCCTGTCAGCATTCCATGCGCTTCCATCTGTCGGTGCGCTCTTGTAATTGTCATGCCAAGAATCCAAACACCATTCCCATACATTCCCGTGCATGTCACATAGGCCAAAGGCGTTAGCTACCCTAAAATGACCTACCGATGTTGTTTTCTCTCGATACTCTCCCTTGGAGCCATTGCCATAGGTAGAGGTGCCACGATAGTTTGCCACCATGGGGCTAATGGTTGCGCCAAAATGAAACGGGGTCGTGGTTCCGGCCCGACAGGCATATTCCCACTCCGCTTCACTAGGCAGGCTATAAGATCGTCCCGTGTGAGCAGAGAGGCGATCGCAAAACTCCATGGCATCATGCCAGTCAACTCGTTCCACCGGGCGCATATCGCCTTTGAACTTTGAGGGATTTGGCTTTAGATCGCGCTTTACCTTAGGCATCGCTGCCACGGCACGCCACTGGGCCTGGGTGATCGAATAGCGCCCCATAAAGAACGGAGGAACAGTTACCTGATGTTGCGGACGTTCTCTATCACTACCCTCTCCCCCGGGCGATCCCATAAGAAATCGTCCGCTGGGAATAGCCACCATTTCTATCCCCACCTCACCCGGTAGGTCTTCCACAAACTGATAAGCCCGCCCAAAAGTTTGCTTGAATCTGCTTCCACGACGATTGAGAAAGACCACCGTAAACCGAAACGGCGTCAACCCCTCCGGCGGCGGTGGCTCATCAGCC encodes the following:
- a CDS encoding formylglycine-generating enzyme family protein yields the protein DRPQWTALACLKPSEAVEQIQQALKAVAEQDDARERIRLAAIVRNYANLIDPLERLDYRPLLVQWAKQATQNAIEIDGLVLHPFEYQVATLHPADEPPPPEGLTPFRFTVVFLNRRGSRFKQTFGRAYQFVEDLPGEVGIEMVAIPSGRFLMGSPGGEGSDRERPQHQVTVPPFFMGRYSITQAQWRAVAAMPKVKRDLKPNPSKFKGDMRPVERVDWHDAMEFCDRLSAHTGRSYSLPSEAEWEYACRAGTTTPFHFGATISPMVANYRGTSTYGNGSKGEYREKTTSVGHFRVANAFGLCDMHGNVWEWCLDSWHDNYKSAPTDGSAWNADRKRVIHVLRGGSWDRNPEGCRSACRGSIVNSDNHNDVTLGFRVVCHVRSTP